The genome window ATCCCCAACCCGGTCGAGTATGTCGACGACGCCTTTATTCACCACAGACACATCCTCGGTGACAAGATCGAGTCCAGGGGCGACTGGTTGGACAGCAGAACCTACGTGATGGGCAACGCGGACGTTCGACTTGCTCTTTGCAGTCCGACGGAGCCGACCGGTTATTTCTACAAGAACGCCGTTGCCGACGAAGTCGTGTTTGTGCACGAAGGTGAGGGTATTCTGGAAAGCCCGTTTGGAGTTCTGGAATTCAAGCCGGGCGACTACGTCCATGTGCCTCGCACGGTGACCCACAAATGGACATTTGAGGGAACGACGACTCCGCGTCTTCTCGTGATTGAGAGCTTCTCAGAGGTCCGGACTCCAAGGCGATATCGAAACGAGTTTGGACAACTGCTGGAGCACAGTCCGTTTTGCGAGCGAGACATTCGACCACCGACCGAGCTCGTCACCCACGACGAGCAAGGCGAATTCGAGATCAGAATCGCCAAGCACGGTTTCTATCATCGTCTGTTCTATCGATATCATCCGTTCGACCTCGTGGGGTGGGACGGCTACATGTACCCGTATGCGTTTTCGATTCATGATTTCGAACCGATAACGGGGCGTCTTCACCAGCCCCCACCGGTTCACCAGACGTTTGCGGCGCGCAATTTTGTGATCTGTTCTTTTGTGCCTCGCAAGTA of Rhodothermales bacterium contains these proteins:
- a CDS encoding homogentisate 1,2-dioxygenase, which produces MPHYFRLGQLPPKRHTQFRRPDGSLYSEEVIGAEGFSGISSIAYHVHPPTVVERVEPSIPNPVEYVDDAFIHHRHILGDKIESRGDWLDSRTYVMGNADVRLALCSPTEPTGYFYKNAVADEVVFVHEGEGILESPFGVLEFKPGDYVHVPRTVTHKWTFEGTTTPRLLVIESFSEVRTPRRYRNEFGQLLEHSPFCERDIRPPTELVTHDEQGEFEIRIAKHGFYHRLFYRYHPFDLVGWDGYMYPYAFSIHDFEPITGRLHQPPPVHQTFAARNFVICSFVPRKYDYHPLSIPAPYSHSNIDSDEVLYYVDGDFMSRKGVGRGSFTLHPGGIPHGPHPGTVEASIGKEGTEELAVMVDTFKPLKLTRAAVANEDSDYILSWKPEAHEGVPSNGR